The Besnoitia besnoiti strain Bb-Ger1 chromosome Unknown contig00014, whole genome shotgun sequence genome contains a region encoding:
- a CDS encoding SAG-related sequence (encoded by transcript BESB_025900), which yields MSYPSRLRREAGTPGGMQPGTTTRCDEALHARRPHTHTHTHTHTHTHTHTHTHTHTHTHTHTHTHTHTHTHTHTHTHTHTHTHTHTPHTHTHTHTHTHTHTHTHTHTPHTHTHTHTHTHTHTHTHTHTHTHTHTHTHTHTHTHTHTHTHTHTHTHTHTHTHNTHTHTHTHTHTHTHTHTHTHTHTHTHTHTHTHTHTHTHTHTHTHHTHTHTHTHTQSSAAWFDDCVQQQRSAASLLPQFYRHGVPAVHQTA from the exons ATGAGCTACCCGTCTCGTTTGCGCAGAGAAGCCGGAACCCCAGGCGGAATGCAGCCCGGAACGACG ACCAGATGTGATGAAGCGTTGCACGCACGAAGGcctcacacacacacacacacacacacacacacacacacacacacacacacacacacacacacacacacacacacacacacacacacacacacacacacacacacacacacacacacacacacacacacacacacacacacacacacacacacacacacaccacacacacacacacacacacacacacacacacacacacacacacacacacacacacacacaccacacacacacacacacacacacacacacacacacacacacacacacacacacacacacacacacacacacacacacacacacacacacacacacacacacacacacacacacacacacacacacacacacacacacacacacacacacacacacacacacaacacacacacacacacacacacacacacacacacacacacacacacacacacacacacacacacacacacacacacacacacacacacacacacacacacacacacacacacacacacacacacacacacacaccacacacacacacacacacacacacacacgcagagctCTGCTGCATGGTTTGATGACtgtgtgcagcagcagcgttcagctgcgtctctgctgccgcagttTTATCGTCATGGCGTCCCTGCTGTTCATCAAACTGCGTAA